One window of the Pseudomonas sihuiensis genome contains the following:
- a CDS encoding ribose-phosphate pyrophosphokinase: MSKMMVFTGNANPDLARRIVRQLHIPLGDASVGKFSDGEVMIEINENVRGKDVFLIQPTCAPTNDNLMELVVMADAFRRSSATRITAVIPYFGYARQDRRPRSARVAISAKVVADMLTVVGIDRVLTVDLHADQIQGFFDIPVDNIYGSPVLVDDIEDQRFDNLMIVSPDIGGVVRARAVAKSLGVDLAIIDKRREKANQSEVMHIIGDVEGRTCILVDDMVDTAGTLCHAAKALKERGAAKVYAYCTHPVLSGRAIENIENSVLDELVVTNTIPLSAAAQSCSRIRQLDIAPVVAEAVRRISNEESISAMFR, from the coding sequence GTGTCCAAGATGATGGTCTTCACGGGGAACGCAAACCCCGATCTGGCGCGACGGATCGTTCGTCAGCTGCACATTCCCCTCGGCGATGCTTCAGTCGGTAAGTTCTCCGACGGCGAAGTCATGATCGAAATCAACGAGAACGTTCGCGGTAAGGACGTCTTCCTGATTCAGCCGACCTGTGCACCCACCAACGACAACCTGATGGAACTGGTAGTGATGGCCGACGCCTTCCGCCGTTCCTCGGCGACTCGCATCACTGCAGTCATCCCCTACTTCGGTTATGCCCGCCAGGATCGCCGTCCGCGTTCCGCGCGCGTGGCAATCAGCGCCAAAGTGGTTGCCGACATGCTCACCGTGGTCGGTATCGACCGCGTGCTAACCGTCGACCTGCACGCTGACCAGATCCAGGGCTTCTTCGACATTCCGGTGGACAACATCTACGGCTCCCCGGTCCTGGTCGATGACATCGAAGACCAGCGCTTCGACAACCTGATGATCGTCTCCCCCGATATCGGTGGCGTCGTACGTGCTCGCGCCGTGGCCAAGAGCCTGGGCGTCGACCTGGCGATCATCGACAAGCGTCGCGAGAAGGCCAACCAGTCCGAAGTGATGCACATCATCGGTGACGTCGAAGGCCGTACCTGCATCCTGGTCGACGACATGGTCGACACCGCCGGTACCCTCTGCCACGCCGCCAAAGCGCTGAAAGAGCGCGGCGCCGCCAAGGTCTACGCCTACTGCACCCACCCGGTGCTGTCCGGCCGCGCCATCGAGAACATCGAGAATTCCGTCCTGGACGAGCTGGTGGTCACCAACACCATCCCGCTGTCCGCTGCGGCGCAGTCCTGCTCGCGTATTCGCCAGCTCGACATCGCCCCGGTCGTCGCCGAAGCGGTTCGCCGCATCAGCAACGAAGAATCGATCAGCGCCATGTTCCGCTAA
- the ispE gene encoding 4-(cytidine 5'-diphospho)-2-C-methyl-D-erythritol kinase codes for MTAIPSHAELILPAPAKLNLMLHILGRRADGYHELQTLFQFLDHGDELGFSLRQDGEIRLHTPIDGVPHDSNLIVRAAKRLQEASGTQLGADIWLDKRLPMGGGIGGGSSDAATTLLGLDHLWQTQLGEERLAKLGLALGADVPVFVRGRAAFAEGVGERLTPVELDEPWFLVAVPQVFVSTAEVFGSPELTRDTPPIKVRSLLAGGGRNDCQPVVEKRYPEVRNALILLNKFVSARLTGTGACIFGSFPNRDDADKVARQLPGTLPSFVAQGRNISMLHRRLQALAKK; via the coding sequence ATGACCGCCATCCCCAGCCACGCCGAACTGATCCTGCCCGCCCCCGCCAAGCTCAACCTGATGCTGCATATCCTCGGCCGCCGCGCCGATGGCTATCACGAGCTGCAGACGCTGTTTCAGTTTCTCGACCACGGCGACGAGCTCGGCTTCAGCCTGCGTCAGGATGGCGAAATCCGTCTGCACACGCCCATCGACGGCGTGCCACATGACAGCAACCTGATCGTGCGCGCAGCCAAAAGGCTGCAGGAAGCCAGCGGCACCCAGCTCGGCGCCGATATCTGGCTGGACAAACGCCTGCCCATGGGCGGCGGCATCGGCGGTGGCAGCTCGGATGCCGCCACCACCCTGCTCGGCCTCGATCACCTGTGGCAAACCCAACTGGGCGAAGAGCGCCTGGCCAAACTGGGCCTGGCCCTGGGCGCCGATGTACCGGTATTCGTGCGCGGTCGCGCGGCCTTCGCCGAAGGCGTTGGCGAGCGCTTGACCCCAGTCGAACTCGACGAGCCCTGGTTCCTCGTCGCAGTACCGCAAGTCTTTGTCAGCACAGCAGAAGTTTTCGGCTCGCCCGAGTTGACACGCGATACGCCGCCCATTAAAGTTCGCAGCCTTCTTGCGGGGGGTGGTCGAAACGACTGCCAGCCGGTTGTAGAGAAGCGTTACCCTGAAGTTCGTAACGCTTTGATCTTGTTGAACAAATTTGTTTCAGCTAGATTGACCGGCACTGGAGCTTGCATATTTGGGAGCTTCCCAAATCGGGACGATGCTGATAAAGTCGCCCGCCAACTTCCAGGCACTCTGCCGAGCTTTGTCGCTCAAGGTCGCAACATTTCGATGCTGCACCGCAGGCTCCAAGCATTGGCCAAGAAGTGA
- the lolB gene encoding lipoprotein insertase outer membrane protein LolB, whose amino-acid sequence MMLRHLLVFSLIALLAGCAGLTSHEALEGQGDPAQWKAHKEQITQLDGWQINGKIGIRAPQDSGSATLFWLQRQDYYDIRLSGPLGGGAARLTGRPGDILLEVSNRGRFRAESPEALLQEQLRLDLPVSNLLWWIRGLPAPDSRSRITLDGQSRLAQLEQDGWKVEYQRYTEQNGYALPERLKLYGQDLEVTLVIKDWQPRQLGQ is encoded by the coding sequence TTGATGCTTCGTCACCTACTCGTATTCAGCCTTATCGCCCTGCTCGCTGGCTGCGCCGGCCTCACCTCGCACGAAGCGCTGGAAGGCCAGGGCGACCCGGCCCAGTGGAAAGCCCACAAAGAGCAGATCACTCAGCTCGACGGCTGGCAGATCAACGGCAAGATCGGCATCCGCGCCCCGCAGGACTCCGGCAGCGCCACCCTGTTCTGGCTGCAGCGCCAGGATTACTACGACATTCGCCTGTCCGGCCCGCTGGGTGGCGGCGCCGCCCGCCTGACCGGCCGCCCGGGCGACATCCTGCTGGAAGTATCCAACCGCGGCCGTTTCCGCGCCGAATCGCCGGAAGCGCTTCTGCAAGAGCAACTGCGCCTGGACCTGCCGGTATCCAACCTGCTCTGGTGGATTCGCGGCCTGCCCGCCCCGGACAGCCGCAGCCGCATCACCCTCGATGGCCAAAGCCGCCTGGCGCAGCTGGAACAGGACGGCTGGAAGGTCGAATACCAGCGCTACACCGAGCAGAACGGCTACGCCCTGCCGGAGCGCCTGAAGCTCTACGGCCAGGACCTGGAAGTGACCCTGGTGATCAAGGACTGGCAACCGCGTCAGTTGGGGCAGTAA